A single Pan paniscus chromosome 21, NHGRI_mPanPan1-v2.0_pri, whole genome shotgun sequence DNA region contains:
- the RPS21 gene encoding small ribosomal subunit protein eS21, with product MQNDAGEFVDLYVPRKCSASNRIIGAKDHASIQMNVAEVDKVTGRFNGQFKTYAICGAIRRMGESDDSILRLAKADGIVSKNF from the exons ATGCAGAACGACGCCGGCGAGTTCGTGGACCTGTACGTGCCGCGGAAATG CTCCGCTAGCAATCGGATCATCGGTGCCAAGGACCACGCATCCATCCAGATGAACGTGGCCGAG gTTGACAAGGTCACAGGCAGGTTTAATGGCCAGTTTAAAACTTATGCTATCTGCGGGGCCATTCGTAGGATG ggtGAGTCAGATGATTCCATTCTCCGATTGGCCAAGGCCGATGGCATCGTCTCAAA GAACTTTTGA